In Paraburkholderia sp. PGU19, the sequence TGACCTCAAAGGGTTTGCCGTCACGTAGCATGTAGAACGCGGCACGCGCGAGCTTGTGCGCGAGCGCCTTCATGGCCAAGACAGGCATGCGCCGGGCTCTTTTGCGCTCATAGAAGCGTTTGGCCTGCGGACAGCTGCGCATTGCGATGGCGGCAGCCTCGATGAAAGCCCACGAGAGATACTTGTTGCCGTTCTTTGCGTTGCCTTCACCCTTCTTCTTGCCGTTCGAGATCCGCTTGCTCTCGACGCACCGGCAGTAGGAGCTGAAGTGGCCAACACTGGCGAAGCGGGAAATTGTGCCCGTTTCCAGCATGATGGTAGTCGCAAGGGTGTCACCGATGCCTGGCGCGGTCTTGAGGATCGCGAACTCGGGCCGCAGTTTGACAGTGCGATGTAGAACGGTTTCGATTGCGTGGATCTGGGCCTGCAGCGTGCGCAGGACCGTGAGGTTCGCCATCAACGCACACTCGGTATGCGGCGGCAAACAAAGTGCGTTCACGGCGGTACTATCGAGGTGGCGAACCTGTTGTGCGTTGAGTCGCAGGTTCAACTGTCGGGCCAGGATGTTCTCGATACTGAGCGTGTTGAGCGTGCTTTGCTGCACGAGCTGCATGCGCTTGCGGGCGAGATCACGCAAGCCTCGCTCCTCTGATGGGTAGATGTACCCTTCTGGCAATAGCCCAAGGCGGAAGATGTGCGCGAGAAACACGGCATCGCGTTCGTCGCCGGCATACTTCAGGCCCTCGTACTGTTTGATGGCAGAGGTATTTGCGAGATGCACGGCAAAGCCGGCGGCCATCAGGCCATCGACGAGCCAGTACCAGTTATAGGTTGATTCCACCACGACCCCTTGCAGGTCCTCGTGGAATGGCGCGAGGACCGCGATGATTGATGACAGGTCGTTAGCCAGTCGCTTGCAGTAAAGCACCCGGTCCTGATCGTCGATCACGGCGACTACGGCGTTGTTCGAGTGCAGATCGATGCCGCTATACTTCATTTCAGCCTCCTGAACGGGTCGGTTGAGCTTGGCATCTCAACTGTAGACCCTGGCCGCCCCTTCTTTGGGCGGCCAGGAGGCCTTTCAATGATTATCACCGTTTACGAATTAGTCGCCCCTGAATAATGCGTTTGCCCGGCGGTGGGGTCATGCGCCGGGCATGATTCGGACGAGAGTGGTAAGCGAAGCAGCAAGAATGAGGGCGTAAAAAACCTTCAGCTTCCTGAGGATCATTCGTAGGTTGTGACCGGCGCCGCATAACACCGCGTGCATCGCGTCACCGAGCACTCCCTTCAGCCAGTTCCGATCGAGTTTGCCATCTGTCTTCATGTGGCCGATCGCTGGCTCAATCGCGCTGCGCCGTCTGATCATCGCTCGTAATCCCCGCGTGATGCCTCGCCTCAACCCCGGGTGGTAGATCTTCACACCTTCGATGTCTACGCCCTTGTATCCACGATCCACGACGGCGATTTCTGGCGTGACGTCGCTCAGGATCGCCGCCTGTTCGAGCGCTTCTGCAAGTGTGTGGCCGTCGTATGGATTGCCTGGCATCGAGCGCATGCCAACGACCAGGCCCTCCCTGTGCGTCGTCGTAATCGACACCTTCACGCCGAACTCGTAGGGCGTGCGCGCCTTGCCCTTGGCCAGGCACTCTACCTCCGGCGCATGCAGAGCGTAAAGCTTGGTTTTGTCCTTTGTCTTTTGCGACAGGATCCGCTTTGTGCGATCAATCAGTTCCTGCAGGACCCCGCGACTGCCCTCGGAGACCGCATCAATCTGCCGCTCGACGTCACGCATCACCCGACCCACACGCGAGCGCAGTGTGCGCAACACTTTCTTCATGCGTTTGTACTGCTTGGCATGGGCATAGCGGCCTATCTGACGCGCCAGGTGCGGCGCCTCGCGGTTGTAGTTCTGCCTCAGTTTCAGGCCGTGCCGTGCTGCAGCCTTTACCAGATGTTCGCGACACCGCTCAAGCAACCGCGAATCGGTCGGATGGGCAACCGCTTTCTGCATGACAGTTGTGTCAACGATCACGCGCTTGACGCTCGCGGCCTTGATCACGCCGGCCCGTTTGGCTGCGTCGATCGTTTCGGCCAGCAACTCTTCAACACCAGCCTCGCCCAGCCGCTTGCGCCAGCGCGTCAGGCTCGACGGATCGATCGGCGGTTCGGTCTGCAAATACGTCTCGCCGGTGAACACCTGCCAATACGGGTTCTCAACCCATTGCCAGACGACTTCTTCGTCGGACAGGTCAAATGCGTGCTGCAGATACAGCAGACCGGCGACTAGCCTGGGTGATGTTGCCGGGCGTCCCTTGCGCGACACGAAGCTCTCGCTCATCGCCATGCCCAGCCGATTCCAGTTGATCAGGTCAGCCAGCCGCACCAGCGGATGTCTCAGATTGATCTGCTCGCGCAGCGGCTGCCGGAAGAAATCTCCCTCTGTCACAGGCGTCTTCGGACCCATCCGCACCTCGTCAGAATTTGCAGGATTTAGGCATCAATATGCCAGGTCTCTGCAAATCCCACAATGCCATTTCGGCCTCGGAGCCTTACCGCATAAGCTTTCGCGGATTGTTCAAGGCCGACGAATTAATAGCGTCACTTCGAGTGCACGCAACGGGGGCGGCTACGAAAAACGCCGCAAAATCAGGCATCTAGCGTGAGCGATTTAGGACCTGTCACGGCGCTCGCGCTGCGAAGGCGTCAATCCCTGGACACCCTCGATTCTCCCTATGCGCTCCCCACACTTGCGGAGCAGAGGTGAGGCGAAACGGGAGCCGTTTGCTCGCTTTGCCAGCGTCACTGGCCGCGACAACGCTCAAGATAGCGACGTGTGAATGCCTTGCGATGCTCCGGTTTCATCGGCAGCGCATTGTATGGCGTCCAGCAATAACGCGCGTATGGCGCAAGACAGTTGGCACAACGGTACCGCGCTTCAAGCAGTCGAACACTTAAGCGATGCGGCGTCTCATGCCCGCAGCGTCGACATCGCGACTCCAGAATGCCGTGACGGGCGGGACACTGGCTCAGGCTTTCAAGCTGATGCACGACACTGTGATTGCCCAGCGTCAGACAGTGACGACAGAAGCGAAAGGCGTCGCTGTAGCGTTGCCGCTCCGTTCCCTCTATCAGCGCGCTGTGCAGCACTTTCCCGGGCAGGCCAAGAATTTCCCGAAGTCGCTCAACATCAACGATCCCCCGGCGTGGCGCGCCCCCTTCGTAGGGGTCAACGTCCGGTCCCATGAGCCGCGCCACGATGGCGCCCGACAAGGCATTGGCCTTCTCGAATTTCCACAGGATTGGTCAGATACGTGCCGTTCAGGCTTCAATCGCCGCTCGGCAATGTTCTATTGAACGGTCAGGAAATTGGCACCGTTTTGCGTAAATACCGCTCTACAACACACCGAGTGGAATTTTCAGATAACGCGTGCCGTTGTCTTCCGGTTCAGGCAATGAGCCTGCACGAATGTTGACCTGGACAGCCGGAAGAATGAGCGCAGGCATATCAAGGGTCCGGTCGCGTGCTGTACGCATCGCGACGAACGCATCTTCCGAATTGCCGTCATGTAGATGGATATTGCGCTTTCGCTGTTCAGCCACTGTGGTTTGCCATTGTGGTTGACGCGACTGCGGCGGGTAGTCGTGACACATATAAAGCCGCGTCTCTTCAGGTAGCGACAGCAGTTTGCGTGCTGAGCGATAAAGCGTATGCGCGTCACCACCCGGAAAATCGCACCGTGCGCTACCTACGTCCGGCATGAACATCGTGTCGCCGACAAAAACCGCGTCTCCGATCTGGTACGCCACGTCAGCTGGCGTATGCCCTGGTGCATGTATTGCACGCGCACTCAGCTCGCCGATCTGGAACGTCTCGCCGGCAGCAAACAGATGATCGAACTGCTGACCGTCGGCCGGCACGTGCGCACTCAGGTTAAAGACGCGCTTGAATACACCTTGCACTGCGCGAATGCTCTCCCCGATGGCAATCCTTCCTCCCAATCGTGTCTTCAGATATTGCGCGGCCGACAGATGGCCCGCGTGGGCATGCGTTTCCAGCAGCCATTCAACACGCAGCCCGCGCGCCAGCACAAATTTGACAACCTTGTCGGCCGATTGAGTCGAGGTGCGGCCGGCCTTCGGGTCGTAGTCAAGCACCGAATCGATCACGGCACACGCTGAGCCATCGCCTGCGTGAACGACATAGGTAACTGTACAGGTGGTCCGGTCAAAGAACGCTTCTACCAGTGGCTTCATCGCACGCTCCGGTCAATATATTGAAAAACAATATATATTTCCATATAATGAGTGTCAACATGACTATCAGGTAGAAGGACGCCGATCAATGAGCACACCGTTGTCTCCCGCCGCGCTCGACGCGCTGCGGCAATCCGCGACGCAATGCTGCACTCTTCTCAAAGCCATGGCGCAGGAGGACCGTCTGCTGCTGTTGTGCCAGTTGATCGAAGGCGAACATAACGTTGGAGAACTGGAAGCGGCGGTCGGTCTTCATCAACCGAGCCTTTCGCAACATCTTGGCGTGCTGCGCGAAGAAGGCCTCGTCAGTGCGCGGCGCGAGGGAAAGTACATGTACTACAGTCTCGCCAGCGTCGAAGTCTTAAGCATCATGAAGACTTTGTCGAACCTCTATTGCGGCAAAGTCAAAGGACGCTTGAAATGAGCATCGACCTCGCCCACTTCACGCCACTTCCCTCGCTCGCTGGCGGTTTGCTGATCGGTCTCGCGGCAACGCTGCTTGTGCTCGGGAACGGTCGTATTGCCGGCATCAGCGGGATTCTTGGCGGTCTGCTCGACACAACATCCAGCGATCTTGCGTGGCGCGCCGCATTCGTGCTTGGACTCTTTGCCGCGCCATGGATGTTCAGGCTCTTCACTGCACTACCCGCTATTACTGTCGCGTCATCGCCACCTGTGCTCGTTGTAGCCGGCCTGGTCGTCGGCATCGGCACCCGCTACGCATCCGGTTGCACCAGCGGTCACGGCGTATGTGGTCTCTCACGCGGTTCGGTCCGCTCGCTTGCCGCCACCGCGACGTTCATGGCAGTGGGCTTTTTCACCGTTTTCGCTACCCGCCATCTGCTGGGGCTTTGATATGCTCATTCTCAACGCGCTGCTGGCCGGTCTGCTATTCGCCACGGGACTGATCGTTTCCGGCATGGCCAACCCGGCGAAGGTGCTGGGTTTTCTCGATATCGCCGGCAACTGGGACCCGTCACTGGCGTTCGTCATGGCCGGCGCGATCGCAGTCGGCAGTGTCGGCTTCGCGATTGCACGCAGGCTCAAGCAGAGCCTGTTCAACGCGCCCATGTCGCTGCCGACCGCGACGCGCATCGACCGCCGCCTGCTTGCTGGCAGCGCAATGTTCGGTGCCGGCTGGGGGCTGGCCGGATTCTGCCCGGGACCCGCCCTCGTGAGCGCCGGCAGCGGCGATTTTAAAGCGATGCTGTTCGTCATCGCCATGCTTGTTGGCATGAAGATTTTCGCTCTGGCCGAGCAACGCGCTGCCCAAACCAACTGACCGCAAACTCGCGCACATTCGCGTGTGCGGCCGCGCGACGAGTTGAACGCAAAACGTTACGGCGGCCGTCTCATCTCCGCCCAAACCCGGACGGCCAGAAAACTTCTCTGGGTGGCTGAAACTGGCCGAACCCGGTCCGATGCTGGATGGTCGAAACGAGCCTCCGTTGCTCGGCCTGCGTCCGGCTCAGTTCGGACCCGTTTCCGCCGCTGACAAGTTCCCCGCTCAAACGGCCGCAATATGGTGGCGGCCATTCCGAACGGTGCCGAACAGCACGGATACTCCGTCAGCTTTCCACCTTAGCGATCTGCGCCTCACGTGCTACCTTTGCCTGTCGCCGGGACTTCTCGTTAAGAATCTGATGATGCCGGTGGCCCGTCATCGTCTTCCAGCCTCGGATTTCGTCTCGTGTCCGAAAGCAGCCGATGCAAAGTCCGGAATTGCCATCGAGCGCGCATACATCGATGCAAGGCGATTTGACTGCCATCGGTCAGGCGGCGGGCGTCGGATTCACTTCGACCGT encodes:
- a CDS encoding MBL fold metallo-hydrolase; translation: MKPLVEAFFDRTTCTVTYVVHAGDGSACAVIDSVLDYDPKAGRTSTQSADKVVKFVLARGLRVEWLLETHAHAGHLSAAQYLKTRLGGRIAIGESIRAVQGVFKRVFNLSAHVPADGQQFDHLFAAGETFQIGELSARAIHAPGHTPADVAYQIGDAVFVGDTMFMPDVGSARCDFPGGDAHTLYRSARKLLSLPEETRLYMCHDYPPQSRQPQWQTTVAEQRKRNIHLHDGNSEDAFVAMRTARDRTLDMPALILPAVQVNIRAGSLPEPEDNGTRYLKIPLGVL
- a CDS encoding YeeE/YedE family protein encodes the protein MLILNALLAGLLFATGLIVSGMANPAKVLGFLDIAGNWDPSLAFVMAGAIAVGSVGFAIARRLKQSLFNAPMSLPTATRIDRRLLAGSAMFGAGWGLAGFCPGPALVSAGSGDFKAMLFVIAMLVGMKIFALAEQRAAQTN
- a CDS encoding YeeE/YedE family protein; this encodes MSIDLAHFTPLPSLAGGLLIGLAATLLVLGNGRIAGISGILGGLLDTTSSDLAWRAAFVLGLFAAPWMFRLFTALPAITVASSPPVLVVAGLVVGIGTRYASGCTSGHGVCGLSRGSVRSLAATATFMAVGFFTVFATRHLLGL
- a CDS encoding IS110 family transposase translates to MKYSGIDLHSNNAVVAVIDDQDRVLYCKRLANDLSSIIAVLAPFHEDLQGVVVESTYNWYWLVDGLMAAGFAVHLANTSAIKQYEGLKYAGDERDAVFLAHIFRLGLLPEGYIYPSEERGLRDLARKRMQLVQQSTLNTLSIENILARQLNLRLNAQQVRHLDSTAVNALCLPPHTECALMANLTVLRTLQAQIHAIETVLHRTVKLRPEFAILKTAPGIGDTLATTIMLETGTISRFASVGHFSSYCRCVESKRISNGKKKGEGNAKNGNKYLSWAFIEAAAIAMRSCPQAKRFYERKRARRMPVLAMKALAHKLARAAFYMLRDGKPFEVKKCFG
- a CDS encoding DUF1289 domain-containing protein; the protein is MAVKSPCIDVCALDGNSGLCIGCFRTRDEIRGWKTMTGHRHHQILNEKSRRQAKVAREAQIAKVES
- a CDS encoding IS5 family transposase, producing the protein MGPKTPVTEGDFFRQPLREQINLRHPLVRLADLINWNRLGMAMSESFVSRKGRPATSPRLVAGLLYLQHAFDLSDEEVVWQWVENPYWQVFTGETYLQTEPPIDPSSLTRWRKRLGEAGVEELLAETIDAAKRAGVIKAASVKRVIVDTTVMQKAVAHPTDSRLLERCREHLVKAAARHGLKLRQNYNREAPHLARQIGRYAHAKQYKRMKKVLRTLRSRVGRVMRDVERQIDAVSEGSRGVLQELIDRTKRILSQKTKDKTKLYALHAPEVECLAKGKARTPYEFGVKVSITTTHREGLVVGMRSMPGNPYDGHTLAEALEQAAILSDVTPEIAVVDRGYKGVDIEGVKIYHPGLRRGITRGLRAMIRRRSAIEPAIGHMKTDGKLDRNWLKGVLGDAMHAVLCGAGHNLRMILRKLKVFYALILAASLTTLVRIMPGA
- a CDS encoding metalloregulator ArsR/SmtB family transcription factor, which encodes MSTPLSPAALDALRQSATQCCTLLKAMAQEDRLLLLCQLIEGEHNVGELEAAVGLHQPSLSQHLGVLREEGLVSARREGKYMYYSLASVEVLSIMKTLSNLYCGKVKGRLK